A section of the Cololabis saira isolate AMF1-May2022 chromosome 16, fColSai1.1, whole genome shotgun sequence genome encodes:
- the colec11 gene encoding collectin-11 isoform X1 — MTGDKVLLPMLLMSAMMSLLLMQISHGQHSPEESCTVQILVPGLKGEPGDKGQKGAPGRPGRVGPPGAIGQSGLKGQKGIMGRYGKVGPKGIKGVKGDMGDSGPTGSNGEPGVPCECTPVRKMIGEMDILVAQLSSELKFIKNALPSPAAVAGIKETDSKVYLLVKEERRYADAEGFCQTRGGHLAMPKDEGANAAIARYITEAGLSRVYIGIHDLDREGVFTYVDRSPMTTFSSWRTGEPNNAYDDEDCVEMVASGEWTDVACNPTMYFICEFDKDTA; from the exons ATGACAGGCGATAAAGTGTTACTTCCAATGTTACTAATGTCTGCGATGATGAGTTTACTATTGATGCAGATTTCACACGGACAGCATTCGCCGGAAGAGTCCTGCACTGTTCAGATCCTTGTCCCTGGACTCAAAG GAGAACCAGGAGACAAAGGACAAAAAGGAGCACCTGGCAGACCAGGAAGGGTTGGTCCTCCAGGAGCGATTG gtcAATCTGGGCTAAAAGGGCAAAAAGGCATTATGGGACGTTATGGAAAAGTTGGCCCGAAAGGAATAAAAG GGGTCAAGGGAGACATGGGTGACTCTGGACCAACAGGCTCAAACGGAGAGCCGG GTGTTCCGTGCGAGTGCACACCAGTGAGGAAGATGATTGGAGAAATGGACATTCTTGTGGCTCAGCTGTCTTCAGAGCTGAAGTTCATAAAAAATG CACTGCCCTCCCCTGCAGCTGTTGCTGGAATTAAAGAGACAGACAGTAAGGTCTATCTGTTGGTGAAGGAGGAGAGGCGTTATGCCGACGCAGAGGGCTTCTGTCAGACGAGGGGAGGGCACCTGGCCATGCCGAAGGACGAGGGAGCCAATGCTGCCATCGCAAGGTACATAACCGAAGCAGGCCTGAGCAGAGTCTACATTGGCATTCACGACCTTGACCGTGAGGGCGTCTTCACCTACGTGGATCGCTCTCCCATGACCACCTTCAGCAGCTGGAGAACAGGAGAGCCCAACAATGCATATGATGATGAAGACTGTGTTGAGATGGTCGCCTCTGGGGAGTGGACTGACGTAGCATGCAATCCCACCATGTATTTCATCTGTGAATTTGACAAAGACACGGCCTGA
- the colec11 gene encoding collectin-11 isoform X2 → MTGDKVLLPMLLMSAMMSLLLMQISHGQHSPEESCTVQILVPGLKGEPGDKGQKGAPGRPGRVGPPGAIGQSGLKGQKGIMGRYGKVGPKGIKGVKGDMGDSGPTGSNGEPGVPCECTPVRKMIGEMDILVAQLSSELKFIKNAVAGIKETDSKVYLLVKEERRYADAEGFCQTRGGHLAMPKDEGANAAIARYITEAGLSRVYIGIHDLDREGVFTYVDRSPMTTFSSWRTGEPNNAYDDEDCVEMVASGEWTDVACNPTMYFICEFDKDTA, encoded by the exons ATGACAGGCGATAAAGTGTTACTTCCAATGTTACTAATGTCTGCGATGATGAGTTTACTATTGATGCAGATTTCACACGGACAGCATTCGCCGGAAGAGTCCTGCACTGTTCAGATCCTTGTCCCTGGACTCAAAG GAGAACCAGGAGACAAAGGACAAAAAGGAGCACCTGGCAGACCAGGAAGGGTTGGTCCTCCAGGAGCGATTG gtcAATCTGGGCTAAAAGGGCAAAAAGGCATTATGGGACGTTATGGAAAAGTTGGCCCGAAAGGAATAAAAG GGGTCAAGGGAGACATGGGTGACTCTGGACCAACAGGCTCAAACGGAGAGCCGG GTGTTCCGTGCGAGTGCACACCAGTGAGGAAGATGATTGGAGAAATGGACATTCTTGTGGCTCAGCTGTCTTCAGAGCTGAAGTTCATAAAAAATG CTGTTGCTGGAATTAAAGAGACAGACAGTAAGGTCTATCTGTTGGTGAAGGAGGAGAGGCGTTATGCCGACGCAGAGGGCTTCTGTCAGACGAGGGGAGGGCACCTGGCCATGCCGAAGGACGAGGGAGCCAATGCTGCCATCGCAAGGTACATAACCGAAGCAGGCCTGAGCAGAGTCTACATTGGCATTCACGACCTTGACCGTGAGGGCGTCTTCACCTACGTGGATCGCTCTCCCATGACCACCTTCAGCAGCTGGAGAACAGGAGAGCCCAACAATGCATATGATGATGAAGACTGTGTTGAGATGGTCGCCTCTGGGGAGTGGACTGACGTAGCATGCAATCCCACCATGTATTTCATCTGTGAATTTGACAAAGACACGGCCTGA
- the colec11 gene encoding collectin-11 isoform X3 gives MQISHGQHSPEESCTVQILVPGLKGEPGDKGQKGAPGRPGRVGPPGAIGQSGLKGQKGIMGRYGKVGPKGIKGVKGDMGDSGPTGSNGEPGVPCECTPVRKMIGEMDILVAQLSSELKFIKNALPSPAAVAGIKETDSKVYLLVKEERRYADAEGFCQTRGGHLAMPKDEGANAAIARYITEAGLSRVYIGIHDLDREGVFTYVDRSPMTTFSSWRTGEPNNAYDDEDCVEMVASGEWTDVACNPTMYFICEFDKDTA, from the exons ATGCAGATTTCACACGGACAGCATTCGCCGGAAGAGTCCTGCACTGTTCAGATCCTTGTCCCTGGACTCAAAG GAGAACCAGGAGACAAAGGACAAAAAGGAGCACCTGGCAGACCAGGAAGGGTTGGTCCTCCAGGAGCGATTG gtcAATCTGGGCTAAAAGGGCAAAAAGGCATTATGGGACGTTATGGAAAAGTTGGCCCGAAAGGAATAAAAG GGGTCAAGGGAGACATGGGTGACTCTGGACCAACAGGCTCAAACGGAGAGCCGG GTGTTCCGTGCGAGTGCACACCAGTGAGGAAGATGATTGGAGAAATGGACATTCTTGTGGCTCAGCTGTCTTCAGAGCTGAAGTTCATAAAAAATG CACTGCCCTCCCCTGCAGCTGTTGCTGGAATTAAAGAGACAGACAGTAAGGTCTATCTGTTGGTGAAGGAGGAGAGGCGTTATGCCGACGCAGAGGGCTTCTGTCAGACGAGGGGAGGGCACCTGGCCATGCCGAAGGACGAGGGAGCCAATGCTGCCATCGCAAGGTACATAACCGAAGCAGGCCTGAGCAGAGTCTACATTGGCATTCACGACCTTGACCGTGAGGGCGTCTTCACCTACGTGGATCGCTCTCCCATGACCACCTTCAGCAGCTGGAGAACAGGAGAGCCCAACAATGCATATGATGATGAAGACTGTGTTGAGATGGTCGCCTCTGGGGAGTGGACTGACGTAGCATGCAATCCCACCATGTATTTCATCTGTGAATTTGACAAAGACACGGCCTGA